Sequence from the Azospirillum formosense genome:
AGGTGCCCCAACGGTCGAGCCAGGACGGCCGGGCGGCGGCGAGCAATTCGCTCGCCGGCTTCACGTCAAAGGACAGGCTTGTCATGTCACCGCTCCCGAGCGGACGGCCCCTAGAGGCCGAGATAGGTGCGTTTCAATTCGGGGTCGCGCACGATCTCGTCGGACGGTCCCGACAGCGCGAAGACGCCGTTTTCGAGGATGTAGGCGCGGCGGGCGACCTCCAGCGACTGGACGACGTTCTGCTCGACCAGCAGGATCGCCAGCCCGCCCGCGTTCAGCTTCCGGATCAGCCCGAACATCTCCTCGACCACCAGCGGCGACAGCCCGAGCGACGGCTCGTCGAGGATCAGCAGCAGCGGTTCGGCCATCATGCCGCGCCCGATGGCGAGCATCTGCTGCTCGCCGCCCGACAGCGTGCCGGCGAGCTGGCCCTCGCGCTCCTTCAGGCGGGGGAAGGTGGTGAAGATGCGCTCCAGGTTCCGCGCCCGGTTCGGCTTGCCGCGCCGGTAGCTGCCCAGCTCCAGATTCTCGCGGATCGACAGGTTGGGGAAGATCTTGCGGCCTTCCGGCACCTGGATCAGCCCCTCCTCCACGATGCGCGCGGCGGAGCGGCCGTCGATGCGGCTGCCGGCGAAGCGGATCTCGCCCGCCCAGGGCGGCAGAACGCCCGACAGCACCTTGTTCAGCGTCGTCTTGCCGACGCCGTTGGAGCCGAGGACCGTGACGATCTCGCCGTCCTGCACCGCCATGTCGATGCCGCGCAGCACCTCGGTGGCGCCGTAGCCGGTCTTCAGCCCCTGGATGCTCAGAAGCGCCTCAGCCATGGGCCGCCCCCTCCGCCGCAAGGCGGGCGGCGGCGCCGTGGCCGAGATAGGCCTCGATCACGCGGGGGTCGGCGCAGACGGCGGCGGGCTTGCCCTCGGCGATCATGCGACCCTGCGCCAGCACATAGACGCGCTCGCACAGGTTCATCACCGCCTGCATGACGTGTTCGATCATCAGGATCGTCACCCCTTCGTCGCGGATGCCCCGGATCACCGGGATGATGTCGCGGATCTCCGACGGGTTCAGGCCGGCCAGCACCTCGTCCAGCAGCAGCAGCTTCGGCTCGGTGGCGAGCGCGCGGGCCAGCTCCAGCCGCTTGCGCCCCGCCACGGTCAGCCCGCCCGCCGGCCGGTCCAGCTCGGCCGCCAGCCCGACGCGGCGGGCCACCTCGCGCGCCCTGGCGATGGCGTCGGCGCGCCTGGCGTGGCGCAGATAGGCGCCGACCGCGATGTTCTCGCACACCGTCAGCCCGGCGAAGGGCTGGACGATCTGGAAGGTGCGGCCGATGCCGCGCTCGGCGCGGCGGTGCGGCTCCTCGCCGGTGATGTCGGTGCCCTCGAACAGGATCCGTCCGTCGCTCGGCGCGACGAAGCCGGAGATCATCGAGAACAGCGTGGTCTTGCCGGCGCCGTTCGGCCCGATCAGGCCGATGATGCCGCCGGGCTCCAGCGCGAGCGACGCGTTGTCCACCGCCATCAGACCGCCGAAGCGCTTGGAGACGGACTCAACGGCCAGCATGGGACACCTCCTTGGCGCCGCGCGTCATCATCCCGCGACCGCGGTCGCGCAGCCGCTCCAGCAGGCCCAGGATGCCGCCGCGGGCGAAGGCGACGGCCAGCACCAGCACGCCGCCGAAGACGATCAGATCGATGCCGGGGATGCGGCCGGCGAACTGTTTGGCGAGTTCGCCCAGCCCGTGCAGGGTCAGCGCGCCCACCACCGGCCCGAAGACGGTGCCGACGCCGCCGATGATCGGGGCGAGCAGCAGTTCCACCGAGATCCAGCTGCCGTAGGCGATGTGAGCGTCAATGTAGAGAAAATACTGGGCGTAGAGGCAGCCGGACAGCGCTGTCACCGCACCCGACAGGGCAATGGCGCGCAGTTTGACCTTCAAGGAGTCGACGCCCAGCGCCTTGGCCGCGTCCTCGTTCTCGCGCACCGCGACGAGCTGCGCCCCGAAGCGCGAACGCTGGATCCAGCGAGTCAGCAGCAGCACCCCGGTGACGAAGGCCAGCACCAGCCAATAGAAGACGGCGCGGTCGGCGAACTGCAGGTTGGCGGGGTGGACATCCAGCTTGATCAGCAGGCCGGCGGCACCGCCGGTGAAGGCCGTCGCATTGGCGAGGATGCGGAACACCTCGGCGAAGGCCAGCGTCACCAGCGCGAAGTAGGAGCCCCGCAGGCCGGAACGGAAGCTGAGGAAGCCGATCACCCAGGCGACCGCCGCCCCCGCCGCCATCGCCAGCAGCAGCCCGGCCCAGGCGTTGATCCCGTAGCGAAGCTGCAGGATCGCCGTCACATAGGCGCCGGTGCCGAAGAAGGCGGCGTGGCCGAAGCTGAACTGGCCGCCGAAGCCGCCCAGGATGTTCCAGCCCTGCGCGCCCAGCGCCACGATCAGCGTGAAGACGAGGAAGTTCATCACCGGGCTGGACGTCACCACCAGCGGCAGCAGCGCGGCGAGGACGGCCAGGACGGCGATCGGGATCAGGTCGCGCGCGGTCATGCCTTGGCTCCGAACAGGCCGGTCGGCCGCACCAGCAGCACGGCGATGAAGATCAGGAAGATGCCGATCTGCCCCAGGCTGTCGCCCAGGAACAGGCCGCACAGGCTCTCCACCACGCCGATGAACAGGCCGCCCAGCAGCGCGCCGGGGAGCGAGCCCATGCCGCCCAGCACGACCACTGTGAAGGCGACCAGCACGAAGGCGCTGCCGATGCGCGGGTTGACGTAGAAGGTCGGCATCAGCAGGCCGGCCGCCACGGCGAGGCAGGCGCAGCCCAGCCCGAAGGTGATGGCGTAGACGTGCGGGACGTCGATGCCGACCAGATTGGCGCCCAGCTTCTCCTTGGCGACGGCGCGGATCGCCTTGCCGGTGTCGGTGCGGTTCAGCACCAGCCAGAGAAGCCCGGTCACCACCACCGCCACGCCCAGCCCGATCACCCGCGGGTAGGAGAGCAGCAGCGGCCCCAGCGCGACCACCTGGAAGGAATAATCGGTGTCGAGTGTGCGGGTGTCCGACTGGAAGACCGCCAGCAGCACGTTCTCCAGCACGATCGACAGGCCGAGCGTGACCAGCAGGATGTTGCCGTCGTCGCCGTGGCTGGCCGGCCCGATGACGAAGCGCTGCAGCCCGTAGCCCAGCACGAACATCAGCGGCACCAGCGGCACGATCACCAGATATGGGTCGAGGCCGAGCCAGGCCCAGGCGACCCAGACCGCGAACATGGCGCAGGTCAGCAGCGCGCCATGGGCGAAGTTGATGATGTGGAGCACGCCGTAGATCAGCGTCAGGCCAAGCGCGATCAGCGCGTAGACCGCGCCGGTCATCAGCCCGTTCAGCGCCGCTTCCAGGATGATCTGAGGGGAATACATGGCAGCCCGCGCATGAGGGAAACGGTTCCCCCACCCGTCCGGGCGGCCGGTGAACGGCGCCGCGGGGCGGGCGGGGAAACGGCGGGAGGTACGAAGGCGGCGGGACGGGTCACGTCGCCGGGAAGTTGGCCTTCGCCTCCGCAAAGGTTTCGGGGAAGATCACCTTGATGTCCTCGCCCTGGATCTGCGTGTTGATCGGGGTCGCGCCCTCGTTCTGGCCGTTGACGAACTTCGTCGCGCCGTAGGGCATGATGTGCCCCTCGAAGGTGGAGCCGTTGAGCGCCTCGATGATCGTCTTGCGGTCGGCGGAACCGGCGCGCTCGATCGCGTCGGCCAGCAGCAGGACGTTCGAGTAGTTCAGCGGAACGTTGTAGGCGAAGGACTTGCCCTGAGCCTCCACCGCCTTGCGCAGAGCGAGAGCCTTCGGGTTCTTCGGATCGTGCCAGTGGTTGCAGTCGATGACGTTCTGGGCGGCCTGCGGGAACTCCTTGACGAAGCGCCCGTTCGACGCCGCCCCGCCCAGCACCGCGTAGACGCCCTTCGGCTTGATCCGCTGCTGCTGCATGGTGCGGGCGAGCAGAACGAACTCGCCGTAGTAGTTGGACGGAATGACGAGGTCCGGGTTCAGCGAACGGATGCGCAGCGCCACGTTGGACATGTCGCGCGCCGGGGTCGGGTGGGCGATGGTCTCCAGGATCTCGAAGCCGCGCTTGGGCAGTTCCGTCTGCAGCAGCTTGGCGAGACCCGAGCCGAACAGCCCGTCCTCATGCACCAGCACGACGGTCTTCGCCGGCTTGCCGGCCAGCTCGTTGATCTTGGTCAGGTTGTCGAGGGCGACCTGGGTGACCTTGCCGAAGCCGGGGCTGAAGCGGAAGGTATTGGTCAGGCCGCGCGCCATGATCTGGTCCGACACGCCGACATCGACCAGATAGGGCAGATCGTAGCGCGCCGCCGCCTGGGAGGCGGCGAGGCAGATCGGGCTGGCGAAGCCGCCGACGATGGCGCACACGCCCTCGGCCTGCATGCGCTCGACCTCCTGCGTGCCGGCCTCCGGCGTGGAGCGGGCGTCGCCGAAGAGCATCTCGATCTTGGCCCCGCCCAGCGCCTTGAGGCCGCCCGCGGCGTTGATCTCGTTGATCGCCATCTCGGCGCCGAGCCGGCCGAGGTCGCCGTCATGGGCGAGCGCGCCGGTCACCGGCTGGAGGATGCCGATCTTCACGGCCGGGGTCTGCGCCCGCAGAATCGACGGGGCACCCACCGTCGCGAAGGCCGCCGCCGCGGCGCCCGCCTTGAGCACCGTGCGGCGGGAAACGCCGGAGAGTGCGGAGTCCTGAACCGAACGTCCCATAACGCTCAACTCCTCTGCTTGATGGCCCGCGAGCCGCGGGTGGGCTTTTCGCCCGCTTTGTTCTTGTCGGCCTTGGCTTTCTCGGCCCTGGCAGCCTCGGATGCGCGCGGCCGGCCCAGGGCCGGGCTCCAGCGCCGCTCCCCGTCGTCGCCGATGCGCACCAGATCCATGTGAAAGCTGTAGCGGTCGGGCCGGTACAGCGCGTGCAAGTGCTCCACCCCGCGGCCGGAGGGGTCGTGCACGATTCGGGTCAGCGTCAGCAGCGGCGAGCCGATCTCCAGATCGAGCGCCGCCGCCGCCTCCGGCCCGGCCAGCGTGGCGTTGATCGCCTGGGTGGCGCGCTCGGTCTTCACGCCCGACCGCTCGATCAACTCCAGCAGCGGGCGCGCCGCCAGTTCCGCCTCCGAATAGGTCAGGCCCAGCCATTCCGGCACATGGGTGGTCAGGTAGGAGAAGGGCTCCCCGTCGATCAGGCGCACGCGCACCGACCGCTGGACCCGCTCGCCCGGCTTCAGCCCCAGGCTTTCGGCGATGGCCTCGGGCGGCGCGACATAGCCGAAGGACAGCAGCTTCACATCGGTGCTGCGCCCCATGTCGATCAGGTGCGACAGCACGTTGGAAAGGTCGGCGACGATGGGGCGGACGCTGCGGCTGTCATGGACGAAGGTGCCCGAGCCGGCCTTGCGCTGCACGAGCCCTTCCTTCTCCAGAAGGTCGAGCGCCCGGCGCACGGTCACCCGCGACACCGCGTGCTCCGCGGCCAGCGCCGGCTCCCCCGGCAGGCGCCCGCCCGGCGGCAGGTCGCCGGCGATGATGCGGTCGCGCAGCAGCAGGTAGATCCGGCGCGCCTTCAGCGGTTCGACCGACGACTTCACAGTGCCCCGCCTCCCTCTCGCTGGAAACCGGTGTCTGTCTCTGCATAAGACAGGAACCTGTATGATCGATAATACAGCTTTGGTCAACAGCGATGTTGGGAGCGCGGACGATTGGGGGAGGGTCCCTTCGGATTCCAGCGCCGGAAAAGCAAACGGCCCGCCTCGGGGGAGGCGGGCCGTTCGGTGTCGGTGGTCACAAAGGCGTCAGTGGCTGATCATCCACGGCCTTGCCGTCGGGAAGCCCTTCGCCCCGTCGGGGGTGCGCAGCACCGACCGCCCCTTCCCGCCGCAACCGCAGCCCGGCCCGTGCTTGTGCTTCGGCCCGACCTCCGACAGCAGCTTCGGCCGGTCGGCGCTGCGTTCGTTGGTGGCGTGCGCGGTCCGCGTCGCCGCCGACAGCGCGGAGAAGGCCGGCGCCATGCGGATCACCCGCGGCGACGGCGTTCCGCAATCGGGGCACGGCTGCGGCGCGCCGCTTTCCGCCATCGGCCGCATTCCCGTGAAGTCACCGCAGGTCGGGCACTCGTAATCGTACATCGGCATGGCGCGGCCTCCCCTCTCCCGTTACACGCGGTCCTGGGCGATCGGCATGTCGACGTCGCCCTTGATGAACGTCGTCGGGCCGTCGGCGTTCGGGGTGATGTCGAAGTCGAAGATCTGCGTCGGCAGGAACAGAGTGGCGCAGGCGTTCGGCACGTCGACCACGCCGCTGATGTGGCCCTGCACCGGTGCGGTGCCGAGGATCGAATAGGCCTGGGCGCCGGAGTAGCCGAACTTCTTCAGATACTCGATGGCGTTGAGGCAGGCCTGCCGGTAGGCGACGTGGACGTCCAGGTAATGCTGCTCGCCCGCCTCGTCGACCGAGATGCCCTCGAAGATCAGGTAGTCGTTGTAGGTCGGGACGATCGGGCTCGGCTTGAAGATCGGGTTCCTGATGCCGTACTTCGCCATGCCGTCCTTGATCAGGTTGACCTTGAGATGGGCCCAGCCGGCCATCTCGATGGCGCCGCAGAAGGTGATCTCGCCGTCGCCCTGGCTGAAATGCAGGTCGCCCATCGACAGGCCGGCGCCCTTCACATAGACCGGGAAGTAGATGCGCGAGCCGCGCGACAGGTCCTTGATGTCGCAATTGCCGCCATGCTCGCGCGGCGGCACGGTGCGCGCACCCTCCGCCGCCGCCTTGTCGCGGGCCTCGCCCTTCAGCCGACCCATGTGCGCGGTCGGCGCGTAGGGCGGGTTGGCGAGGCCGGGGACGCGGGTCGGGTTGGTGTCGATCAGCGCCTGCTCGCGCTTGTTCCATTTGGCCAGCAGGTCGTGCGACGGCAGGCAGCCGATCAGGCCGGGGTGGATCAGCCCGGCGAAGCGCACACCGGGGATGTGGCGCGACTTGGTGAACATGCCCTCGAAGTCCCAGATCGACTTCTGGGCCAGCGGGAAATGCTCGGTCAGGAAGCCACCGCCGTTCTGCTTGGAGAAGAAGCCGTTGAAGCCCCACTGCTGCTGCGGAAAGGCGCCGATGTCCAGCAGGTCGACGACCAGGAGGTCGCCCGGCTCCGCCCCCTCGACCCCGACCGGGCCGGACAGGAAATGCACCTGGCTGAGATCGACGTCGCGCACGTCGGCGGCATCGTCGTCGTTTTTGATCTGGCCGCCGGTCCAGTCGTAGCATTCCAGGATGAAGTCGTCGCCCGGCTTCACCGTCACCGCCATCGGGATGTCCGGGTGCCAGCGGTTGTGGATCATGTCGTTCTCGTAGGGAGACTGCGACAGGTCGGCCTTGATCAGGGTGTCAGCCATGGTTTGCTCTTCCTTATTGGTGGACTGATTGGTGACGAAGGGGTGGATGCTGCGAGCCCCCTCCCCGGCCCTCCCCCGCTCCGCGGGAGAGGGGGCTTTTGCACATGGCGGCGTCTGTCCCCTCTCCCGCGAAGCGGGGGAGGGTTAGGGAGGGGGCCTCAGGCCGCCAGTTCCCGGAAGCCGTCCGGGAAGGGGTTGGGCTCGATCAGGTCCCGGGTCTCGAAGACCACGTCGAACTGGCCGTCGCGCCGGGCGCGGCCGATGCGGGTGCGGGTCCACAAGTGATGGTTCTCGTGGATGCGCAGCGGCCCGGCCGGCGCCCCGGTGAACTCGATTCCGGGCGAGGCGGCGATGACGCGCGCCACGTCGAAGCTGCCGGCCTTCTCGACCGCCAGCTTCCACAGCCAGGGGCCGAGATAGGCGTTGTGGGTGACGTCGCCGATGACGCTGTCCGCCCCCCACATCGCCTTGAAGGCAGCCACGAAGGCGCGGTTGGCCGGCAGTTCCAGGCTCTGGAAATACTTGGCGCAGGTGAAGGCGCCGGCGATGTAGTCACCGCCGATGCCCATCATCTCGTCCTCGGTGACGCTGTTGGTCATCAGGATCTGGCGGTCCAGCTCGATCCCGGCGGCCTTGAGCTGCTTGTAGAAGGCGACGTTCGAGCCGCCGACGACGATGGCATAGACGACGTCGGGCTTGGCCGCCTTGATCCGCGCGACGATGCCCTCGAAGCGGGTGTCGCCGAGTTCGGCGTAGTCCTCGCCGACGACGCGGCAGCCCTTGGCCTCGATGTGGCGCCGCGCGATGGCGTTCGACGCGCGCGGCCAGATGTAGTCCGACCCGACGAGGAAGAAGCTCTTCGCCCCCTTCTCGCGCATCACCCAGTCCAGCCCGGCCAGGATCTGCTGAGTCGCCTCCTGCCCGGTGTAGATGACGTGGCGGGACTGCTCCAGACCCTCGTAGAAGGTCGGGTAGTAGAGCAGGCCGTCGCGCTTCTCCAGCACCGGCAGCACCTCCTTGCGCGAGGCCGAGGTCCAGCAGCCGAAGATCGCCGCCACCTTGTCCTGCACCAGCAGCTTGTCGGCGCGGGCCGCGAAGGTCGGCCAGTCGCTGGCGCCGTCCTCCTGCACGATCTCGATCCGCCGGCCCAGCACGCCGCCGGACTCGTTGATCTGCTGGATCGCCAGCATCTCCGCCTGGATCGACCCGCCCTCGCTCAGCGCCATGGTGCCGGTGGCGGAATGGAGGATGCCGACCGTCACCGCCTCGTCGGTGACCGCGATGCCTCTCCTGTTCACCGCCGCGGTGGCCGGCGCGCCCGGCGCCAGGCCTTGGGCGCGCCGCGCCGTGCCCGCCGCCATCAGGCGCCCGGCCACCGAGGCGCGGCGGCGCAGCGCCGATTGCAGGCTGACCTCCGCCAGGAAGTTGTTGACCTCGCGGCTCAGCTCGTCGGCGTGGCCGGCGACCTGGGACGCGGCGCCGAGCACCTGCCCGGCCGCCATGCCGGTGTCGGACGCGGCGTCCGACACGCCGACGATGTTGGAGGCCACGCTCTCGGTGCCGCGCGCCGCCTCCTGCACGTTCCGGGCGATCTCGCGGGTGGCCGCCCCCTGCTGCTCGACGGCGGCGGCGATGGCCGAGGCAATCTCGTTGATCTCGGCGATGGTGCCGGCGATGGCGCGGATGGCCTCGACCGCTTCGCCCGTCGCCGACTGGATGGCGCCGACCTGGGTGGAAATGTCCTCGGTCGCCCTGGCGGTCTGGTTGGCCAGCGTCTTGACCTCGCTGGCGACGACGGCGAAGCCCTTGCCGGCCTCCCCCGCCCGCGCCGCCTCAATGGTCGCGTTCAGCGCCAGCAGGTTGGTCTGCCCGGCGATGCCCTGGATCAGCCCGATCACCTGCCCGATCCGCGCGGCGCTGTCGGCGAGGCTCTGCACCACCGCATCAGTCCGGCGGGTGTCGGCCACCGCCTTGCCGGCGATGGCCGCCGACGAGGCGACCTGCCGGCCGATCTCCTGGATCGAGGCCGACAGCTCCTCGGTCGCCGTCGCCACGGTCTGGACGTTCATCGACGCCTGGGCCGAGGATTGCGACATCGCCGCCGACAGCCGGTTGCTGCGCTCGGCAGTGCCGCTCATCGCGGTGGCGGTGTCGGTCATCTCGCCGGCGGCCGAGGAGACGGTCTGCACCAGCCGGCCGACCTTGCCTTCGAAGTCGCGGGTCAGCGCCTCCAGCCGGGCGGCCCGCTCCTCCGTCGCCGTGCGCTCGGCCTCGCGCTGCGCCTCGTGGGCGGCGCGGGCCTCGGCGGCGGCGGCGATGCGGTCGAGGGCGGCGGCGAGGTCGCGCTGCGGATCGCTCCCCGCTCCCGCCGCTTCACCGGCCAGCGCGGCGGCCCGGTCGCCGAGCCGCCGGAGCCCGGCCCCCTGGCCGTGGGCCAGCACGGCGGCGGCGGCGGCCAGCGCGGCCGAGAGGACGAGGCCGGCGGTCGGCACCGCCGATGACCCGGTCAGCGGCGTCGCCACGGCGGTCAGCAGGGCGACCACGGCGCAGGCGGTGGACGCGGACTTGGCGGATGTCATGGCGCATCCTTCTGTGGTGGGAGATGGGGTGCGGGCAGTGGGTGCCCCCACCCCGACCCTCCCCCGCTCACGCAGGGGAGGGAGAACAAAGTCCCCTCCCCCGCCCAGCGGGGGAGGGTTAGGGAGGGGGCAATCCCCGCCGCGCCCTAAACCGAGAGCAACCGCGCGACCTTCGCCTCGTCGACCTGATCGCGGCTGTCCTCGTGGACGATCTCGCCGTTCTCGATCACCAGCACGCGGTCGGCGATGTCGAGCGCGAAGCTCAGCACCTGCTCAGACACGATGATGCCGAGGCCCTTCTCGTCGCGGATGCGGCGCAGGGTGCGGGCCATCTCGCGGATGATCGACGGCTGGATGCCCTCCGTCGGCTCGTCCAGCAGCAACACCTTCGGCTTGGTGGCGAGCGCGCGGGCGATGGCAAGCTGCTGCTGCTGCCCGCCCGACAGGTTGCCGCCGCGCCGGCCCTTCATCTCCAGCAGCACCGGGAACAGCTCGTACAGGTCGCCCGGCACGCTGCGCCCGCCATGGACGCTGAGCCCCGTCTCGATGTTCTCCTGGACCGTCATGGTCGGGAAGATCATGCGGCCCTGCGGGACATAGGCGACGCCCTTCGCCACCCGCTCGTAGCTCTTCAGTCCGGTGATTTCGTCGCCGCCGATGCGGATGGCGCCGGAACGCGTCGGCACGATCCCCATCAGCGACTTCATCAGCGTCGTCTTGCCCATGCCGTTGCGGCCCATGATGGCGACGATCTCGTTGGGCGCCACGGTGAAGTCCAGACCGTGCAGGACCTCGCTCTCACCGTAGGACACGCGGAGTTGATTGACGGACAGCATCTCTTGATCCCCCGCTGAATGGCCTGGATAGACTCAGTGGCCCAGATAGACTTCGACGACCTTGGGATCGTTCTTCACCCGCTCCATGCTGCCCTCCGACAGGATCTTGCCCTGGTGCAGGACGGTGACGCGGTGGGCTATGTCCTCGACGAACTTCATGTCGTGCTCGATCACCAGCACCGAGCGGTTCTGGATGATGCGGTTCAGCAGCTCCGCGGTCTTCTTGCGCTCGTTCACGCTCATGCCGGCGACCGGCTCGTCGAGCATCAGCAGCTCGGGGTCCTGGATCAGCAGCATGCCGATCTCCAGCCATTGCTTCTGCCCGTGGCTGAGATACTCGGCGCGCTGATCGAGATGGTCGGACAGGAAGATCATCTCGGCGATCTCGGCCACCCGCTCGCGCACCGCGGCGTCGCGCTTGAAGGCGAGCGCGCCGAACACGCTGCGCCCGCGGGGGTAGGAGATTTCCAGATTTTCGAACACCGTCAGGTCGTCGTAGATCGACGGGTTCTGGAACTTGCGCCCAACGCCGGCGGTGACGATCTGGTGCTCCTTCATCGCGGTCAGTTCCTTGTTGCGGAACTTGATGGAGCCGCCGGACGCCTTGGTCCGCCCGCAGATGAGGTCGAGCACCGTGGTCTTGCCGGCACCGTTGGGGCCGATGATGACGTGGATCTCGTTGCTGTCGACGTAGAAGGACAGGTCGTTGACCGCCTTGAACCCGTCGAAGGACACGGTCAGCCCTTCGACCGCCAGCAGGTAATCGGTGTTGTTGGCCATGGTCTCCGTCCCTCCTCAGTCGGCGGCGGTGTGGGGCGGGATGATCGGCGCCGCGGCGGCCGGCATCTTGGCCCGGCCGACGGTCGGGCGGCGCAGCCGCGGGGCGATGTATTGCTGGTAGAGCCCGGCCAGCCCGTTGGGGAACATCATCACCACGCCGATGAACAGGGCGCCCATGGCGAACAGCCACAGCTCCGGGAAGCTCTCCGACAGCATGGTCTTGGCCCAGTTGACCAGCAGCGTGCCGTAGACCGCGCCCAGCAGCGACAGCCGGCCGCCGACCGCGCAGTAGATGACCATCTCGATCGACGGCACGATGCCGACGAAGGACGGCGACATGAAGCCGACCTGCAGCGTGAACATCGCGCCGCCCACCGCCGACAGCGCCGCGGCGAAGCAGAAGACGAAGATCTTGAAGTTGGCGACGTCGTAGCCGGAGAAGCGGACCCGGTCCTCCTTGTCGCGCAGCGCCACCAGGATGCGCCCGAGCTTGGAGCGGCGGACAGTGAGGCAGAGCAGGATGCAGCCGATCAGCAGCGCCGCGTTGACGAAGTAGAGCACCAGCTTCGCCTCGTCGGTGCGGATGTCCCAGCCTTTCAGCGTGCGCAGGTCGGTGATGCCGTTGATGCCGCCGGTGTAGCCCTGCTGGCCGACGATCAGGATGGTCAGGATGGCGGCGAAGGCCTGGGTGATGATGGCGAAATAGACGCCGCCGACCCGCCGCTTGAACATCGCCAGCCCGACGATGAGGGCGAGCAGCGCCGGGACCGCCACCACCGCGACGATGGAGAAGGTCAGGCTGTGGAACGGCTCCCAGAACCAGGGCAGCGCCGTCAGCTGGTTCCAGTCCATGAAGTCGGGGATGCCGGGGGTGGACTGGATCTTGGTCGCCTCGGGGCTGGAGGCCTCCAGCTTCAGGAACATCGCCATGCAGTAGCCGCCGATGCCGAAGAAGATGCCCTGCCCCAGCGACAGGATGCCGGCGCTGCCCCAGCACAGCACGAGGCCGAGCGCCACGAAGGCATAGGTCAGGTACTTGCCGACCATGTTCAGCCGGAAGATGTCGAGCCCCAGCGGGAGGACGATCACCAGCAGGGCGGCCAGCAGCAGGATGCCGGCGACGTCGCCGTCGATGCGCCCGAGTAGGCCGTTTTGAGGGTTGCGCGTCATGGTGAAGGACTCCTCAGCGGCGGACTTTGAGGACGAACAGGCCCTGCGGGCGCAGCATCAGGATCACGACGACGGTCAGCAGCGTCAGCACCTTGGCGGTCGAGCCGCTGAGGAAGAACTCCATTGTCGACTGGGCCTGGCTGATGGTGAAGGCCGACGCGATGGTGCCGATCAGGCTCTGGGCGCCGCCGAACACCACCACCAGGAAGGTGTCGACGATGTAGAGCTGGCCCGAGGTCGGGCCGGTCGAGCCGACCATGGTGAAGGCGCTGCCCGCCACCCCGGCGATGCCGCAGCCGAGACCGAAGGTGTAGCGGTCGACCTTCTCGGTGTTGATGCCGACGGCGCCGGCCATCGTGCGGTTCTGCATCACCGCCCGCACGCCCTGGCCCCAGCGCGAGCGGAACATCACGGCGTAAATGACGGCGGTGATGGCCATGGTCAGGCCCATGACGAACAGGCCGTTGATCGGCACCTCGATGGTGTCGGTGACGGCGACCGAGCCCATCAGCCAGTCCGGCAGGACCACGCCGACCTCGCGCGCGCCGAAGACCGAGCGGAAGACCTGCTGGAGGATCAGGCTCAGCCCCCAGGTCGCCAGCAGCGTGTCGAGCGGTCGGCGGTAGAGGAAGCGGATCATCCCCCACTCCACCAGCATCCCCAGCGCCCCGCTGGCGACGAAGGCCAGGATCATGGCGATGAAGAAATAGGCCGGGAACAGCGCCGGCACGGTGCTGGAGATGACGTTGGAGCAGAGATAGGTCACGTAGGCGCCGAGGATCATGAACTCCCCGTGCGCCATGTTGATGACGCCCATCTGCCCGAAGATGATGGCGAGGCCCAGCGCCATCAGCACGAAAACGGAAAAGAGAATGAGCCCCGCGAATCCCTGCATGGCAAAGATCGACCCGAGCTCGGCCAGGCTGTAGCCCTCGAACATGATGGGAACTCCCGTGCGGTGATGCGGCGGAGTGCGAAGGCGGTTGCCCCCTCCCCGACCCTCCCCCTCTTCGAGGGAGAGGGGGGCCAACTGCGAAGCGGCGGCCGTCCCCTCTCCCGCGGCAGCGGGGGAGGGTTAGG
This genomic interval carries:
- the urtD gene encoding urea ABC transporter ATP-binding protein UrtD; translation: MANNTDYLLAVEGLTVSFDGFKAVNDLSFYVDSNEIHVIIGPNGAGKTTVLDLICGRTKASGGSIKFRNKELTAMKEHQIVTAGVGRKFQNPSIYDDLTVFENLEISYPRGRSVFGALAFKRDAAVRERVAEIAEMIFLSDHLDQRAEYLSHGQKQWLEIGMLLIQDPELLMLDEPVAGMSVNERKKTAELLNRIIQNRSVLVIEHDMKFVEDIAHRVTVLHQGKILSEGSMERVKNDPKVVEVYLGH
- the urtE gene encoding urea ABC transporter ATP-binding subunit UrtE, giving the protein MLSVNQLRVSYGESEVLHGLDFTVAPNEIVAIMGRNGMGKTTLMKSLMGIVPTRSGAIRIGGDEITGLKSYERVAKGVAYVPQGRMIFPTMTVQENIETGLSVHGGRSVPGDLYELFPVLLEMKGRRGGNLSGGQQQQLAIARALATKPKVLLLDEPTEGIQPSIIREMARTLRRIRDEKGLGIIVSEQVLSFALDIADRVLVIENGEIVHEDSRDQVDEAKVARLLSV
- the urtA gene encoding urea ABC transporter substrate-binding protein is translated as MAAGTARRAQGLAPGAPATAAVNRRGIAVTDEAVTVGILHSATGTMALSEGGSIQAEMLAIQQINESGGVLGRRIEIVQEDGASDWPTFAARADKLLVQDKVAAIFGCWTSASRKEVLPVLEKRDGLLYYPTFYEGLEQSRHVIYTGQEATQQILAGLDWVMREKGAKSFFLVGSDYIWPRASNAIARRHIEAKGCRVVGEDYAELGDTRFEGIVARIKAAKPDVVYAIVVGGSNVAFYKQLKAAGIELDRQILMTNSVTEDEMMGIGGDYIAGAFTCAKYFQSLELPANRAFVAAFKAMWGADSVIGDVTHNAYLGPWLWKLAVEKAGSFDVARVIAASPGIEFTGAPAGPLRIHENHHLWTRTRIGRARRDGQFDVVFETRDLIEPNPFPDGFRELAA
- the urtC gene encoding urea ABC transporter permease subunit UrtC — encoded protein: MTRNPQNGLLGRIDGDVAGILLLAALLVIVLPLGLDIFRLNMVGKYLTYAFVALGLVLCWGSAGILSLGQGIFFGIGGYCMAMFLKLEASSPEATKIQSTPGIPDFMDWNQLTALPWFWEPFHSLTFSIVAVVAVPALLALIVGLAMFKRRVGGVYFAIITQAFAAILTILIVGQQGYTGGINGITDLRTLKGWDIRTDEAKLVLYFVNAALLIGCILLCLTVRRSKLGRILVALRDKEDRVRFSGYDVANFKIFVFCFAAALSAVGGAMFTLQVGFMSPSFVGIVPSIEMVIYCAVGGRLSLLGAVYGTLLVNWAKTMLSESFPELWLFAMGALFIGVVMMFPNGLAGLYQQYIAPRLRRPTVGRAKMPAAAAPIIPPHTAAD
- the fmdA gene encoding formamidase, producing the protein MADTLIKADLSQSPYENDMIHNRWHPDIPMAVTVKPGDDFILECYDWTGGQIKNDDDAADVRDVDLSQVHFLSGPVGVEGAEPGDLLVVDLLDIGAFPQQQWGFNGFFSKQNGGGFLTEHFPLAQKSIWDFEGMFTKSRHIPGVRFAGLIHPGLIGCLPSHDLLAKWNKREQALIDTNPTRVPGLANPPYAPTAHMGRLKGEARDKAAAEGARTVPPREHGGNCDIKDLSRGSRIYFPVYVKGAGLSMGDLHFSQGDGEITFCGAIEMAGWAHLKVNLIKDGMAKYGIRNPIFKPSPIVPTYNDYLIFEGISVDEAGEQHYLDVHVAYRQACLNAIEYLKKFGYSGAQAYSILGTAPVQGHISGVVDVPNACATLFLPTQIFDFDITPNADGPTTFIKGDVDMPIAQDRV
- a CDS encoding zinc ribbon domain-containing protein is translated as MPMYDYECPTCGDFTGMRPMAESGAPQPCPDCGTPSPRVIRMAPAFSALSAATRTAHATNERSADRPKLLSEVGPKHKHGPGCGCGGKGRSVLRTPDGAKGFPTARPWMISH